TTTCCAGGTCTCTGCGTAAGAACAGCTTCAAGACTGTTCATCAGGGCATCCACACTGCTAATGAACAGAAATAACAGAACCAGCAGGAAACAGAGGAAGGGAGTCATGTTGTCTCCATACCTTAAACTCTGACAAATGGCCATATATATAGTGGTTTGTAGGCCATCACAGCAAGGAGACAATTTTCAAAGAATGCAAAAACTACaataaaacaaacttaaaagaGACACCCTATGTAAGAGATTCTCTGATCTTGTGTTTGgatgttcaccagcatctttgggacTGTGACGCTGCTCAAACAGATGTTGTTAAAGAACAGCTTAGAAATACAGAAGTACATAGGTGTGTGGAGATGGGTGTCAGAGTGGACAAACGGGGTAATGAGCAGGTTTCCCTGGATGGAGACCAGGTACatcacacagaagatgaagatgaaTTGTTGCAATTTGTAATCATCAGTCAGCCCAGGAGAAGGAATTCCAAAACAGTTGTTTGGTTTATAGCTTTCATGTTGATCATTAATCTGATGGAAAAGATgaagtaaaacaacaacaaaatatatggAACTCCAGTAATAGCACATTGGAACATGTTAGATGACTCATGGGTGTAGAGATACAAGCCTATATTACTGGGTGCAGTGGATACAAACAGgaagatagcagtttgaggccagtctatgCAAAAATGTTAGCCAGACCTTATCACATTCAAACAAATCaacatgatggctcatgcctataatcttagttatGTGATTGATGCAGAAAGGGCATCATGATCCAGGCACAAACCAGGCAAAGAGAAACaatccatctgaaaaataaacaaaagcacaaaGGCTTAGGATATGACTGAATTGGTAGAGCATGTGatgagcaagtgcaaggcactgagtaaAAACACCACTTCaatcagaataaagaaaaagaggaacagGAGGAAAAAgatgataagaagaaaaaaaacaactttgtAGACGCCTCAGGCTGAATCCTCTAGTCTTTGCTTCCCCAGGTGATCAATATTCAAAGGTCCCTATTAGACCAACAATTTTACTATAATTCTCATCTCAGGTGAGCATTTCCCAAAAGACTAACTCTGAAGAAGTGAGGAGTTCAAGATGGCTGATTTGCTGATCCCTGAAGCCAAGTGACACAATTCACTTCTCTATTGCTTCTGCTCAATTCCATCTTATGACCTTGCACACTTAGCATATACCACTTCACAAATCAATTTCAGTGTTCCTTTTAATTAAAACTGAAGCATTGGTTTTCTGATGTTGTGAAGAATGATtcctattttaaatgttaaactaCATGCTacctataataaatatataataaatatattttatatatatttataaaaaatatatataaaatatatattttatatatttattataggtATAATAAatatacctataaatatattactatatatatatatagtaatatatatattatatatatataatattatatattatatataatatatataatatataatataataaatatattactaTAAGCTTCATCTTATAAGAAAACATCCAAACACTCACCCACgtattttttatttacaattttcatTATCTGAGCCTGAAGCCTTTTTTCTAATATTCAACTCAGAAAATTCTAATCTGTTTCATTAATGCTGATTCCCAAAAATCAACACAAGCTTGTGACTCTGGTTAGAATTTGACAAATAACTTCTTAAATACTGTCACCATTAGTCCTCAGATTTATTCACAAAAGGAGGCTCATATTTAATTAATAAAGGTTTTAATTCAATGTCTCCAATGGCATTACTGTGCATATACACAAGTCATTTGTTTGTATCTCAATCATCATTTAGTACATTAAGATGATACTACATGTTGGAGTTCACTTGACAAACTTTTACATTCAGTGGTGTCAATATTGTCATGTGACTATCAACGTATTTTACACAATTTAACTCATTCTATATGACTTTATAATCTCTCAGATagattatttgaaatttattGCAAGAAggcattctgttttatttattcaccATTTTATTCCCACTCATCAATGGGAAAGGTTAGCCTAGTGAAAGAGTCCTTGCCAAGGATGTGCAAAGTCCAAGGTTCAAACTCTTGTGCTgcccttaaaaaaacaaatcagaaaaaaagtctCCAAGGAGATTATGAAATAATTGCAAGTTTTTCAGGAATCATGAAGAAAACAtgtaaatgtaagaaaaaatttgggtgccaggtgccagtggctcatgcctatcattCCAGGCACATAAAGTCTGAGATCATGAGTACCACAGTTCCATGTCAGCCTAGGAAAAAAGTTGGTGAAACtctaaatcaacaaaaaaaaacagtctggaTGTACTGGCACAAGCCTGTTATCCCAGTTACCACAGGAAACATaatgtaaaaggaatgaggtctgCACCAGTCTGGACCAAATGTGAGAACATACCTcataaataatcagagaaaaaaggaGTGGATGCATGGATTCAGCAGTACAGCacttgctagcaagcatgaagacctgtgTTCAGAcctcagtaacaaaaaaaaaaaaaaaaaacaaagaaaaagaaaattatcctgattaaaaaattaaaacaaaccaaTCAGGATTTTGTGAGTGGGACAATGTCAAAAAGATCTTACATgcaatattttttcaatatttctgtgttttttatatttgatcatttcatagaaattttacatatttctatgtataATGGGCTGTTTTTATTCTTGTACTAATTGTGTAGTGATTACCTCTAGTTAATTGACATATCCAACCCCTTTACCTCATTTCTTTGTGCTGAGTacataaaattttctgttttctattttgagAACAATGCATTACTATTAATTATATTCATTCTGCTCTGCATTAAAACATTACATGTTATTAGTGCTTACAAACAGTAACATTGCATCTATTGACTGATTGCACCTATTGACTGACTGCTCCTTTTACCCCCCACCCCAACCTGTCCTGTTTCTGTATCAATTACCCTGCTCTCCACTTCTGTGAGATCAACTTAGATTCCCCTTATGTCTATTACATTGTCTTTATCATAATGTCCTTCAGGTCTATCCATGTCATTTCAAATCAAACATTTCATGATTTTTATGACTGAATTGTACTCCAtttgtttatatgttatatttgtTGGGACAGTGCCCTCACTGTTTAGCACACTCTGACCTGCAACTTATATATCTGAAGCTAGACTTGAACTGGTGATACTCCTGCTTCATCCTTCTATGTGCTGTGATTACACCTGtataaacacacattttctttattaattagaCTGCTGAAGGACTCTAATCTTGtacaaaatcaaatcaaaaggGATTATCAAAGATCTTATTGTAAGACATCAACTTTAAATCTACcacaagaaaacagagaaaacacaTCATGACACATGCATAAACAACAACTTTCTgagtaggactccaatagctcaggaaaaaagaggaagaattgacaaatggaatttcatCAAATCTAAAatcttctgtacatcaaaggaaacaacagagCAAAGAGagaacacacagaatgggagaaaagagaaaatatttgctggttaTTCATCAGAAAAAGTTTaacatccagaatacataaagagctcaAAGATCAAGTACCAAAACAATACAGAATGCCATTAATAACTGGACAAACTGAATATTCAGTTTTCAAAATCATAAGCACATATGGCCAGCaaatacttgaagaaatattCATCatacttagccataaaggaaatgctaatcaaaatgacactgagattctgtctcacccCTGACAAATGGCTGTCAGCAAGtaaacaaatactggcaaggatgtgagtGCAATGGAACACTGAACTACTGTTGGTGGCAATATGAATTAGTGTGTCTGCTccagaaaacagaatggaggttcctcataaaactaaaaatagaagtatcACATGATCCTACTTTACCACTTGTAGGAATGTACTGAGAAATATCAAAATCACCACACAGTAAATatttctgcacacccatgtttattgcagtactattcacaatagccaagttgtagaatcaaccagtttccctacatgcataaattgatttttttaaatcatggtaCACAGCAAAGTATTGTTCATCCATAAACAGAGATGAAATGatgttgtttgcaagaaaatggtaGAAGTAGATGTCATCATGTTAATTTTCATTCAGAAAGTCTCATACTTTTTCTCACATGTTAAACCTAAACCTAAAAGCAAATAGGAAGTTGTGAATGTACAATGGATTATTAGTAGAAAGGGAAAGGGGAATAAGAAAAACTGTTGGGAAGTAAATATGGTTGAAGCtcattgtatacatgtgtgtaaggttcaaaatgaaatccattatttttaaaatgaaagaataatagGAAGGGTAAATATTGTCAAAGcaaatgtatagaaatatcacaggaaattgctttgtacaagtaatattcattaatttaaatataaaataatgattataacATAATTACCCAGTATAATGGCATGAATCATTACTCCTATTTTTCCTTGTAATAGTATGAGAGTTTTGACTCTTATATTCAAGTCTATATATCATTCAGAGTTGATATTTGGACCTTGTCATATTTGGATATCTCATTTCATTCATTAACATAGTAGTTCTACACTTGAGAAATACAGTGAATTCAAGTGTTGATccttgaactggaggtgtggctcaaatggtagagtgcctgttttgcaagcatgaagccttgagttcaaaccccagtccaaccaaaataATTGACTAGAACTGTGGTTTTGGACTTTGAATTCATGAAAGCTTCACAAAAATGTCAAGGTAAAACTAAATCCTACTATGTGTTGACATAGAACACAGATTTGTGACAATCTCTACATCTTCAATCATCACAAAGTAAgaaagtgaatatatatatatatgcctataaATGACAGCCATACTCTCATTGTCATTTTGATAAGCCATTCTCTCAAACATTACTTGAAAGTTAAAACATTATCTTTAAACTGATATACTACACATATTTTCCCCAAACAGAGGAAAGGCTAAATATACAGGAATtttgggaaaaacaaaataagaataccATGTTAGTGTATCGCATGCTGAGTATTAGGATGAGGAAGGCACATTTTTACAACACATAAGCTGCTTGTGCAGCTACAGGAGGAGACAGAGGAAAACTATGCAGGGATTAGCAGTGTTTTGAAAAAGGTATATCTAGACCTATCAATAACTACTTGAATTGAGGAACATAATATGCTAAGTCAATACATAGTATAGCAACATCACACTTCATCAATGTTGTGACAATATATCAAGGTAGATGTTTGAGGACACAGACTTGAATTAGACAAGTTCATTATCTCTGTCTTTTGTTTgatttcaattattgtatattaattttataaaacagttatatcgcactattttcatacatgtatgtactCTTCTTTGGTCATATGCAACCTCCATTTCCCACTTttatccctcccttctcccttatACAGCTCTTCTTCCTTTGTGGTCCCACTTCTATTTTGTGTCTTTACCCCTAAATTTCATGTATgctagaaaacatgcaatatttcactttctgagtctagcttattCATTAAACAGGATGACCACCAGCTCTgttcattttccagcaaatgacataattttattcattatgttTGACTATGATGAGGAACTGGCATACTAGCAATATGCCTTATTTATTCTAGCACCACTATCTGCCCCTATTTACCTTAAGTGCTATTTACACTTGAACTCATCTCCCCTTGTACTAGATTCAGCACCTCATACTCTAGGTACTTTTGAAGATAATCCTATCCTAAGAAATGATATGAGAATTTCATCATATTTGACCAAAAAGCAAATTTTAGTCTAACTCCCTCCTTCATAAATGGTAGTAATAAAATAGGCTCCTCACCAATATTTAGATATTAACATCTAATTATCTGTACAACTCAGAAAAAGAGGATCCTTTTCTTGAATCTTACATTAAgttgtataaatatatttaaacatagttatattgagttgtttaaaataattatattgtaTAGGGCCTATGCACGTTAATCATGTTTATTATTTAGAATTTAACTAACTTTTCTCAATTTCATAGTAGTAAGTTAAATTCATATGTTTTTTAAGCATGACaaagtacatgtgtttcattgtaaGTCATAGATGTTCTGAGTATAGGTCATCAACATTATTGCAGCAAGTTGTAGATTATCAGAAAAGTTGCCAACTTGTGGCACAAGGTCCTCTTGCAGTTGTAACAAAAACTTGGACATTGTTACCATGTCAGatttccttgctttttgtttgtttaattggttctttttgttttgattttctttttgtgatgagGTCTCACAATATTGTCATGCTGGTCACAAATTCCTGTGCTCAAGTGATCCtcattcctcagcctcccaagtagcagggactaCAGTTGTGCCCTACTACTCCTGGTCAAATGTAGTTTAATAGTGAGCTGCAATAATTAATACAGTAGTATTACCACAGAGATATACACAGCAAACCTATTACTCTGAAAAGACTCCAGAAAGCCATCCTCACATAAATGAACAATTTTTTTATTGGTGAATTGGACATACAAGCAAACTTGGATTTCCTCAAAGGAAAAATGCAAATTCCTGGTCATAGCTACTAACTAATGTTATTATTCTAAATAACCCACATGGATGTAAGTATGGCTTGATATCAAGATTTATTGAGTACAACCATTAGTGAAATTGTGGACAGATTAAAACATATTGAAACCAAGAAACTGTGTGTATCCATTAATCTTTATGCAAATGACAAAAAGTGAGCCACACATCTAATAAAATTGCCAATTTATATAACTCACAATGGATTGACACTCCATCTAAGAAacttctatttaattttaaaaagccaaacaggACTGGGATGGATCTCAGAGGTAGACCACTTGTCtggcatgtacaaagccctgggtctgACACACTGCACTGCAATatgaaggaaaaaaccaaaatcttCAATGGAATTATTTTATACACATACTGCCCAAAAAGGGGAATATAAATGCCGTATAACATAAGAAATAATCTCAAACTCATCATAAGATAATATGTTCACCAGACAATATTTCAATTTCACTGGAATTTCAGGGTAGCTGAAAATGTTTTGCAATATTGTGAAAAGTCAAGGCCATCTAATGTGTATTACTTAGCTCAATAACTGATGAAAACTTTTGAGAAGTGCACAAATGATGAAATTTAGTCATGTATTTATAATTCCAACCCCCGAATAAAATCAACATTCATTTACATGTGATTAAATTCAAAATGTCAAATATTGTAGAAAGACACGCGAACAACGAGATTCCTTAAGACCCCCTTCATGTCCTTGTTCCTCAAACTGTAGATAAAGGGGTTCAGCATTGGAGGAATCACAGTGTACATCATTGAAGCCAGTATAGTTTTGGTGGAGGAGTCAGTAACTGCAGAACTCAAGTACAATCCAAAACCTGTCCCATAGAATAAGGACACCATTGAGAGGTAAAACCCACATGTGGAAAAGGCCTTATATCTTCCCTCCACTGAGGGGATCATTAAAACAGAGGAGACGATTCTGATGTAAGAGAAAATAGTCCCACAGAGAAGAACACCAAAATATATGATAGCCAGTAAATATACCAGGATGTTATTTATGAGGGTGTCAGAACAGGAAAGCTTGATTACCTGGACAAGTTTACAGAAGAAGTGAGGGATTTCCAGGTCTGTGCAGAAAGACAGCTGCAGCAACATCAGGGTGTGGAGCAGGGCATCCACAATGCTAATGAGCAGGGAGGAGAGAGCCAACAGGACACAGAGGCTGGGGTTCATGATGATTGCATACTTCAGAGGGTGATAAATGTCCAtgtagcggtcataggccatcactgcaAGGAGAGAATTTTCGACACCAGCAAAAATTATAGCAAAACAGGCCTGGGCAAGGCATCCTGTGTATGTGATACTGTGATTCTGTGTTTGgatgttcaccagcatctttggaACTGTAGTTGTGCTTGTGGAGATGTCAGTAAAGGACAGGTtgtagaggaagaagtacatggggctGTGGAGGTGGGAGTCACAGTTGACAGCCAGGATAATGAGCAGGTTGCCAATCACTGTGACGAGGTACAAGGAGAAGAACAGGTTGAAGATCAGGATCTGCAGTTCTGGATCATCTGTCAGTCCCAAGATAAGGAATTCTGTAATAGTGGTTTGGTTATTGCTTTCCATGTTATGATGAATCTGTTGGAAATGATGAGTCAGGACCATAATAATAGATAGACCAGAAATAGGAACAACACTTTGTGaaatgttagaaatgcaaattcttggtcCCCGCTCCAGGCTTAAAACTGATATAATCTTGAGATGGAGACACCAGTCTACAGTACAAGACATTTGCCATGGCTTTAATGCATGCTGGATTTGGTAAGCTAGctcattaaaaatgaaatctttctcATAGTTGCTTTTAATGAAGTGAACATTCAGATACTTTCCTCTATGATTCTCCCTACATCCATCTTCACTCATTCTTCTTTCCCCTCCACTTCCTTTACTGAAATCAATTTTTATTGAATATCAAATCTGCAACATGCATTTGGCTATATACTGAGAATAAATACATTGTATAAAGCATGGGCTTTTCAATAAGAATTATCTCATCGTATTAAAAATGATGAGAACTTTGTTTTAAAGTCTCTCTTGTAATATAACATTTCCTAAGCTAAACTTGCCCCGTAATCATCTGAAGGTCTCTATAAATTGCAGTTGTGTTAACTTTTACTATCATTCCACTTACttgtaaagaaacaaaggtaagcTGCAGTTATGTCACAGATGTTAGATCCACCATGGATATCTGACAAaaactaggtttgaactcagatattTTGATAGTACAGAACGTGTATTCCTAAATGGTTCTGCACATCTCAGAGTTcacattaaaatttcaatattctCTTTCTTACCACAGTCTGTAATCTTCTCCTTACTGGAAGAGTATGTCCACTTCTTCCCAAAACATCTTCAGTAGGTGGATGCCATTCATTCAGGTGGTATAAGCaaagattataaaatatatccTCTACAGTTGAAGCTTAGAAATTTTGTCTATAGAAATGCAAGtcagaatctttaaaaattagttcTGATAAAAGTGGGACAACTCTGACTATAAGATTTTCTGTATCATGAGTACAAAATCAGACTCTGGGGAATCAGTGGGAAGAGATCATAAGGGAATCCACCAAAAACAGAAAGGGGGATGGAGGAGACAGAAGATTGTATTATAATACAATGGATGAACATTTCAAAGAGCACTTTACATATCTGTGAGATTATAACTATGAAATCCCTCTGTACTGTTAATGTAGACTAAcaaaaattccaaagaaaatgTATACTGACACTTCCCATGATTCACTGGTATTAGATAATGTTATTTGAAAGTGTGTTGTTAAAAATATATACCTCAAACTCTTGTCACCcccttaaaaagaaatataactgATACAGtaaaaaaggagataaaaatctCATAAAATACTCAGTTAAATTCAGAATTACatacattaaaaatgtattttctgtctATAGGTACATTGTAAAACCCTAAAGAAGTTATTTCTCTAAGTTGATTGGagaaccttatttttaaaaaacccaccTAGTTGATagactaaatgaaattaatacACATCTAAGAAAACAGATGAGAATAAATATGGATTCCTGATATTCCCAAAcagaaaattataagaaaacacACACTTAAAGACACTTTTAAGACAATCAGGATCTTACTAGGACTGTCCATGAAGATCAATGCCACATTTTACATTTCAGATAATTTGGACTCAGATACTAGGAATGTCACCCATACTCCTGCACAAGCTTTGAGAAGGGAAAGTCACCCACAATATGAGAGTGGATGTCCTGTTTGTACAATAGGAACTGCATGATCGATTTTTTCATGAACATAATATGGAAGTCATTTTGCGGATATCCATCAATTATGTTGTATGCCTTGATTATATAAGAATTTATTTCACTTATGCTTCAATGAAGCTGTAGCTTTACTTTGACAATGATTCCTGATGagaactgaaatcaacaaaaGCAACCAACACTATTTTCACTATATGGGACCCTCATACTCACATTTTCTATTAGGTCCATTTTTTGCTATCATGAAACAATGCATGTAGCACTGTTCATTTCTTAGAAGGAAATAATGTCTCTTGCTAATTAAGCAAAGGGGAAGGAAACAGAATATCAGAACATGTCTAGTATGATAAATGTAAACATCAGGGAAGTGTTTTGCAAGTTGAATCTACCTCTGAAAATCATGGTCAAGTagaacaacaagaaaagaaatatctgTAATACCAATGTTTGCttggaatggaaatataatgaaaaacataGGAAGTTaagtgaattaaataaataaatgagttatgTATGTGAATTACATCTGGCCTCAATTCACAATCATTAAATAAGAGACTTCAGTTACCTGATTGGCTTTAAGAGAAATGATGTCTAATAATTCACATTGACATTGAATATAGAAGAAGTGTCTTCAAGAATTTCAGACAGATGGGTCATTGGACTTCTGGTCAGGGAGGGCTATTTCTGAAAGGAGGGTATTTTAGGATGTTTAAAGAGATGGTCCCAGGCTGACAACAACAACTTCAGTATCCCCTGGGTCTTTATATTTAATGCGCCTCATTACTATCATTCTGATCCCTGAAGTGCACATCCCTAAAGACCAACTCTGTGGAATTGAATAGTTTAGGAGGGCTGGCTTCTAGAGTCCTGAGGCCATGTTTGtatcatgttgaattttgtcaaatgtcttTCTTGATTCATTTAAGAATCCCATATaaattttgtccttcattctgatGATATGGAGTACCATagctattaattttaatatatggaACCATCCATGCATCCCATGGGTAAATTCCACTTGACCATGGAAAGTAACTACTATAGATGCTGCTGGATTGTTTTGTTAGGTTAttatgaggatttttgcatctatgttcatcaagcaTATTGATATTtagtgttttgcttttgttggaTCTTCATCTGATTTCTGTATTAAAGTAAAATCATCCTCATGAAAAGTATATGAAAGAATTTCTTTGTCTTCTACTTTctggaaaattattttccaaatttccttAAATTTTCCAAACTTAAGGAAAATTAATAATACTTAcataaatgtttggtagaattcatcagtgaagccATTTGGTCCTGTGTTTTTCTTTGataggagatttttaaaaattagtgattCAATATCTTACTTTTTATTGGTCTGTTTATGTTTTCTACTTCTTCATGATTAGGTCATTTGGAGGTGTATGTGCCTAGGAATTTGATCATTGCACCAGATTACTAAATTTGCTGTCACGTAGTCGTCAATGACTTTtgtatttttgtggtgttggttCTAACATTTCCCTTTAtacctctaattttatttatttgaggtttctccttctttttcttattgtatcaagttgtagagtacctagATTTAGTATTACGATAATATTGGTTTTGCAGAATGTGTTTGGTATTGTTGCCTCATTTTGTGCTTGATGAAATAATTTAAGGAGCATTGttattagatcttctttaaatatctggtagaattcagcagtgaatccatctagaCCTGGAAATTTCTTTGGTGAGAGGGTACTTATAACTGCCTCagtctcattgcttattataatCTGGTTAagtttttaatgatttctttGATTAATTTTGGTGAGCCATATGTTTCAAGAAACTTATTCATTTCTTctgcattttccattttattgcagtataggtttttaaattattcctgtttAATCTGAATTTGATTGGTAtcttttataatattcttttttcatatctgattttattGGTTTGGGCCTtcacctttcttctttta
The sequence above is drawn from the Castor canadensis chromosome 14, mCasCan1.hap1v2, whole genome shotgun sequence genome and encodes:
- the LOC141416227 gene encoding olfactory receptor 7G2-like; amino-acid sequence: MESNNQTTITEFLILGLTDDPELQILIFNLFFSLYLVTVIGNLLIILAVNCDSHLHSPMYFFLYNLSFTDISTSTTTVPKMLVNIQTQNHSITYTGCLAQACFAIIFAGVENSLLAVMAYDRYMDIYHPLKYAIIMNPSLCVLLALSSLLISIVDALLHTLMLLQLSFCTDLEIPHFFCKLVQVIKLSCSDTLINNILVYLLAIIYFGVLLCGTIFSYIRIVSSVLMIPSVEGRYKAFSTCGFYLSMVSLFYGTGFGLYLSSAVTDSSTKTILASMMYTVIPPMLNPFIYSLRNKDMKGVLRNLVVRVSFYNI